A region from the Carboxydothermus pertinax genome encodes:
- a CDS encoding flagellar biosynthetic protein FliO — translation MDSYFGQALWSLLVLFIIIAGLFFLARYVKNYRIGYKSRYIEILDRLLLSPKSGVVLLKVNGKYYLAGFGEENVSLIDVYDKEPEEIPGIAGTFDIHLSKKINEVVGQIKSGRKN, via the coding sequence TTGGATAGTTATTTTGGACAGGCTTTATGGTCGCTTTTGGTACTGTTTATAATAATTGCCGGTTTGTTTTTTTTAGCTCGTTACGTAAAAAACTACCGTATTGGTTATAAAAGCCGTTATATTGAGATCTTAGATCGCTTGTTGCTTTCGCCGAAATCAGGAGTTGTTCTTTTAAAAGTTAACGGGAAATATTATTTGGCAGGATTTGGTGAGGAAAACGTTTCCCTTATTGATGTTTATGATAAAGAGCCCGAAGAAATTCCCGGAATAGCCGGTACTTTTGATATACACTTAAGCAAAAAAATAAATGAAGTTGTGGGGCAGATAAAAAGTGGCAGAAAAAATTAA
- a CDS encoding FliM/FliN family flagellar motor switch protein: protein MGIRDVDEFIKKISEDVPTYRKPEFLPLEPAVVRRAKLPITVLNDIKMDIVARMGTTELTVRQLLALKEGDVLELDKSIGDLIDLFIDDRRFAVGEVVVINEMYGVRITGYSEEDAGKEAKKIG, encoded by the coding sequence TTGGGTATCCGCGATGTGGACGAATTTATAAAAAAAATTTCCGAAGATGTTCCTACCTACCGTAAACCCGAATTTTTACCCTTAGAACCGGCGGTAGTAAGGCGGGCAAAATTACCCATAACCGTTTTAAATGATATTAAAATGGATATCGTCGCCCGTATGGGTACTACTGAACTGACCGTGCGCCAGCTATTGGCTTTAAAAGAAGGAGATGTGTTAGAGTTAGATAAAAGTATTGGCGATTTAATCGATCTTTTTATTGACGACCGTAGATTTGCGGTGGGGGAAGTGGTGGTTATAAATGAAATGTACGGGGTGAGGATAACCGGGTATTCTGAAGAAGATGCCGGGAAAGAGGCGAAAAAAATTGGATAG
- the flgF gene encoding flagellar basal-body rod protein FlgF has product MIRSLYSGVSGLRSHQTRMDVIANNISNVNTIGFKSNRVNFEDLLYQKAGQTGVYPAYVGLGVAVSGIDTIFTQGGLKATGRPLDVAIQGNGFFVLKDPTTNMTYYSREGVFYIDKNGYLINSHGYRVQKVNGGDIQINNPDQVVTLNIKNDGTIELIYANGTTDTSNQIGLMNFKNPETLERVGQNVYRTTTNTSSSFAQPQAPGQSGLGTLASGFLEMSNVDLASEFTEMIVTQRGYQANARVITTSDQMLQELLDIKR; this is encoded by the coding sequence ATGATTCGGTCTCTTTATTCAGGGGTTTCGGGATTAAGAAGCCACCAAACCAGAATGGATGTAATTGCAAATAACATTTCCAATGTGAATACTATTGGCTTTAAATCTAATCGGGTGAACTTTGAAGATTTATTATATCAAAAAGCTGGTCAAACAGGTGTATATCCGGCGTATGTGGGTCTTGGAGTTGCTGTTTCTGGTATTGACACAATTTTTACCCAGGGGGGACTAAAGGCTACAGGGCGTCCTTTAGATGTTGCGATCCAAGGTAATGGCTTTTTTGTTTTAAAAGATCCTACTACTAATATGACCTATTATTCCCGGGAAGGTGTTTTCTATATTGATAAAAATGGCTATTTAATTAATAGTCATGGCTACCGGGTTCAGAAGGTTAATGGCGGTGATATCCAAATAAACAATCCCGATCAAGTGGTAACCTTGAATATTAAAAACGATGGTACCATTGAATTGATTTATGCCAATGGGACGACAGATACTTCTAATCAGATTGGTTTAATGAACTTTAAAAATCCTGAAACTTTAGAACGAGTGGGTCAAAATGTTTACAGAACAACAACTAATACTTCAAGCTCATTTGCTCAACCTCAAGCTCCGGGGCAATCTGGACTTGGTACACTCGCTTCCGGTTTTTTAGAAATGTCCAACGTGGACTTGGCCAGTGAATTTACGGAAATGATCGTTACCCAAAGGGGGTATCAAGCCAATGCCCGGGTGATAACTACCTCCGACCAAATGTTACAGGAACTTTTAGATATTAAGCGCTAA
- a CDS encoding flagellar basal body-associated FliL family protein, with the protein MAKGKTILLIVIVAIVAVLAGLGGAYFLFGKNSGAAAKEPPPTPTVIAKLGDIVVNLADEDTPRYLRVGVNVEIEGQGESATKVFDEKSVVFKDRVISFLRSKKSTDLIGDNSSDKLKGEMLKVLQDTAAELNKKVQKKADKITIVNVYFSDFIIQ; encoded by the coding sequence GTGGCCAAGGGGAAAACAATTTTGCTAATTGTCATCGTAGCGATAGTTGCGGTGTTAGCGGGTTTAGGTGGAGCTTACTTTTTATTTGGTAAAAATTCCGGGGCGGCGGCCAAAGAGCCGCCCCCGACCCCAACAGTTATTGCTAAGTTAGGGGACATAGTGGTGAATTTGGCAGACGAAGATACTCCGCGGTATTTACGGGTTGGAGTTAATGTAGAAATTGAAGGGCAAGGGGAATCGGCTACAAAAGTTTTTGATGAAAAAAGTGTCGTCTTTAAAGACAGGGTGATATCTTTTTTAAGAAGTAAAAAATCTACAGATTTAATTGGTGATAATTCCAGCGATAAGTTAAAAGGGGAAATGTTAAAAGTTTTACAGGATACTGCTGCAGAACTCAACAAAAAGGTACAGAAAAAAGCTGATAAAATTACCATTGTTAATGTGTATTTTAGTGATTTCATTATTCAATAG